A single genomic interval of Malania oleifera isolate guangnan ecotype guangnan chromosome 11, ASM2987363v1, whole genome shotgun sequence harbors:
- the LOC131143527 gene encoding steroid 5-alpha-reductase DET2, with the protein MIRACNSHSSRPQICTKSNRTTVLAFVPSKIKFSRKQMGLGMESDQTLFFYTLLTLFIISPPTFVSLHFLQAPYGKHGRPGWGPSVPAAVAWFLMESPTVWLTLLLFPLGRHCSHPRALALLAVFLFHYLHRTCIYPLRLRGRTAPRRGGFPVSIAAMAFAFNLLNSYVQARGVSHYADYGGDGWFWWRFAGGLAIFLSGMAVNVRSDLKLMSLKEKGGDGIGGYKVPRGAWFEVVSCPNYFGEIVEWLGWALMTQSWAGLAFFLYTCANLVPRARANHRWYLEKFGEDYPKGRKAVIPFLY; encoded by the coding sequence ATGATAAGAGCCTGCAATTCCCACTCCAGTCGTCCCCAGATCTGCACAAAAAGCAACCGAACCACTGTCCTTGCTTTTGTTCCCTCAAAAATCAAATTCTCCAGGAAACAGATGGGATTAGGGATGGAGTCCGACCAAACTCTCTTCTTCTACACTCTTCTCACTCTCTTCATCATCTCACCTCCCACCTTCGTCTCCCTCCACTTCCTCCAAGCCCCCTACGGCAAGCACGGCCGTCCTGGGTGGGGCCCCTCCGTGCCCGCCGCCGTGGCCTGGTTCCTCATGGAGAGCCCCACCGTGTGGCTTACCCTCCTCCTCTTCCCCTTGGGCCGCCACTGCTCCCATCCCAGGGCCCTTGCTCTCCTCGCGGTCTTCCTCTTTCATTACCTCCATCGCACCTGCATCTACCCCCTCCGCCTCCGAGGCCGCACCGCCCCTCGCCGCGGCGGTTTCCCGGTCTCCATCGCCGCCATGGCCTTCGCGTTCAACCTCCTCAACTCCTACGTGCAAGCCAGAGGGGTCTCCCACTACGCCGACTACGGCGGCGACGGGTGGTTCTGGTGGCGGTTTGCCGGAGGACTGGCGATTTTCCTGAGCGGTATGGCGGTTAACGTGCGGTCGGATTTGAAGTTGATGTCTCTGAAAGAAAAAGGTGGGGATGGAATTGGAGGGTATAAGGTGCCGAGGGGAGCGTGGTTTGAGGTGGTGAGCTGCCCCAACTACTTTGGGGAGATCGTGGAGTGGTTGGGGTGGGCCTTGATGACGCAGTCATGGGCCGGGCTTGCCTTTTTTCTGTACACGTGTGCCAACCTAGTGCCCAGGGCACGTGCGAACCATCGGTGGTACTTGGAGAAGTTCGGAGAGGATTATCCCAAGGGCAGGAAGGCTGTTATTCCCTTCTTGTATTGA